ACAAGGAGCTGCACCTCATCGTCGCCTCGCGCGACCTGACGACCTACCGCCACCTCCACCCGACGCGCGCGGCGGACGGCACCTGGTCGACCGACGTCCGGCTCCCCGAGGCGGGCGGCTACCGCGTCTTCGCCGACTTCCGCCCCGAGGGCGCGAAGGAGGGCCTGACGCTGGGCGCGGACCTCGGCGTGGCGGGGACGTACGAACCGCGCACCCTGCCCGCGCACAGCACGACCACGAAGGTCGACGGCTACGACGTCACGCTGAAGGGCGACCTGAAGACGGGCGCGGGCGGCGACCTCACGCTGAGCGTGGCGAAGAACGGCAGGCCGGTGACCGATCTCCAGCCCTACCTGGGGGCGTACGGCCACTTGGTGGCGCTGCGCTCGGGCGACCTCGCCTACCTCCACGTACACCCGAACGGCACGCCGGGCGACGGGAAGACGGAGGCGGGCCCCGGCATCTCGTTCGGCACGGCGGCGCCGAGCAAGGGCGCGTACCGCCTGTTCCTGGACTTCAAGCACGGGGGCGAGGTCCGCACGGCGGCGTTCACGGTGTACGCGGGCGGGGCGGAGGGGAAGGGGGGCGGCGCGGCGGAGAAGGGGGACGGCGCGGCGGAGGAGAAGGGCGGCGGCCACGAACACTGACCGTGACACTGACCACCGAAGGCCCCCCAATTACCGCCGCCCCCTCCGCCTCCTCCCCTCCCCCGCCTCCCCCTCAACCGAACAACGCCAACTCCTTCTCCGTGGCGCCCGCCAACTCGTACCGCGTACCGGCCAGCGGGCGTCCCGCGCACAGCCGGATCAGCGTCGGGGCGTCCCCGATGTAGCGGGCGGGCGGCCGCGTGCCGTCGGCGACGCCCAGGATCAGCGGCTCGTCCCTGCCGTCGAGGTCCGCGTGCAGCGGCAGCGGCGACGCGGCATGCGCCGACCTGCTGAACTGTCCGAGCAGCGCCAGCGCGTCGTCGAGCCCGTCACCCCCGTACGCGCCCGGCTTCCCCCACGCCTCGCGTACGTCACCGGCGTGCACCCACTCGCCCAGCGCGACGCCGTCCAGGTACCCCTTGGCGGCGGCGAGGACGGGCCCGGCCTCCGTCATGGCGTGCTCCAGCTCGTCCACGACACGCGAGTGGGACCAGTCGGCGCGCTCCGCTATGTCACGGTCATTGCACTCGGGCGAGTACACGCCCTCCTCGAAGCGGCCCTCCACGACCCGCATCAGCGCCGAGCCGCAATGGGCGAGGACGTGCCGCACGGTCCAGCCCGGACAGCAGGTGCGGATCGCGTACGCGTCGTCGGGAGCGGCCCGCAACAGCGGTACGAGGGCGTCGCGTTCGGCACGCAGGAGTCGTCCTGCCCGCTCGGGTTCGTATGTGTTCTCGTCAGTGGTGGTCATGGCGGCAGCCAACCGCGTACGGCCGCGCATGGCAACGGCGAAACCGTGCGGCGGGGGCCTTCGGACTGGGGCCGGGGCCTCCGGGCCAGGGCCGGGGCCTTCGGGCTAGGGTCGGCTCCATGGCCGACGACAAGGACCTGCACGCCCGCTGGGCCGCGACTCTGCTCCGCGCGAGCGGAGGCACGTCCGGCACCGACCCCGCCGCTTACGCGGAGCGCCTCCTCGCCCGCTGGGCCGAGCCGCAGCGCCGCTACCACACCACCGATCACCTGGCGGCGGTCCTTGACCACATCGACGTACTGGAAGAGCACGCCGAGGACCCCGAACTCGTCCGCCTGGCCGCGTGGTTCCACGACGCGGTGTACGCCCCCGAGCGCTCCGAGAACGAGGAGCGCTCCGCCCGCCTGGCCGAACGCGCACTGCCCGAGGCGGGCCTGACGGAGGAGCGGACGGCGGAGGTCGCCCGCCTGGTCCGGCTCACCGTCACGCACGACCCCGCCGAGGGCGACACCAACGGCGAGACGCTGTGCGACGCCGACCTGGCGATCCTGGCGGCGCCCTCGGACGCGTACGCGGCGTACGCGGCGGCGGTCCGCGAGGAGTACGCGTTCGTGCCGGACGAGGCGTTCCGGCAGGGCAGGGCGGAGGTCCTGCGGCAGCTCATGGCGCTGCCCCGCCTGTTCCGCACCCCGTACGGGATGTCGAACTGGGAGACCCCGGCGCGCGAGAACCTGGCGACGGAACTAAAACTCCTGTCGCCCTGACCAACCTCGTACGTACGCTCTCCCCCATGGTGCACATGGGTGGGGACCAGATCGACGAGGCCGTCGCGCACGCGACCGCGGTGCTGCGCGCGGCGGTGGACCGCGACTGGAGCGCGAAGGCGGGCGGGCTCGACTGGAGCGGCCTGAAGACCTCCGAACACATCGCGGGCGTACTCGCCGCGTACGCGTGCCAGCTGACGGGCCGCGCCACCGACGGCTGGGTGCCCTTCGACACCGCACTCGACAAAGGCACGGGCCCCGAGGGCGCGATCCACGCGATCGAGGCGGCCGGCGGCCTGCTGTCCGCGGTGGTCCGCACGACACCGCGCGGCGTCCGCGCCTACCACTCCTACCCGTCGGGCGGCGCGGACGCGTCGGGCTTCGCGGCGATGGGCGTGACGGAGCTGCTGCTCCACACGTACGACATCGCCCACGCGCTGGGCGTGGACACGGAGCCGCCCGCCCCCCTCCCCGAGGCGGTCCTGTCCCACCTCTTCCCGCACGTCCCGCCGACGCCCGCGGGCGGCACGCCGTGGACGACCCTGCTGTGGGCCACGGGCCGCGGCGACCTGCCGGGCCGCGCCCGGGTCACGCGGTGGCGCTGGCACAACCCGCACGCCCTGCCCGCGGGCGAGCTCTCCCTCCGCGAGGTCACCCCCGCGGCGGCGGCGGACCTCGCCGAGGGCGGCACGGGTGGTCTCACGTGGCTCGGCGGCGCGCCCTTCGGAGGTACGCAGGCGGCCGCGGGCCTGCTGTTCAAGGCGTACGTCGCCGGGGTGCACCGTCCCGGATGGGGCCTGTACGCCCTGGTCCGCACCGCGGACGAGGTGGCCGTCGGCGGCATGGGCTTCCACGGGCCGCCGGACGACGACGGATGCGTGGAGGTCGGCTACGACCTGGTGGAGTGGGCCCGCGGCAACGGTTACGCGACGACGGCCCTCCGCGCGCTCTCCACCTGGGCCTTCACCCACCCCGAGGTGACGTCCCTGCTGGCCCTGACGACCCCCGAGAACACGGCGTCCCAGCGGGTGGCCACGGCAGCGGGCTACACCCGCCTCCCGGACCGCACACCGCACCACGCGTACGGCCTGCGCCGGGCCTGACCGGCGTCCGGCCGCCGGGAATGACAGCTGCTACGCATACGTTCACTCCTGTTATGCCGAACTCCGTCCCCCCACCCAAGCCCGGCGCAGCCGCCCGCATGCCCGTCGCCGTCTACATGCTCGGCCTGGCCGTCTTCGCACTGGGCACCAGTGAGTTCATGCTCTCCGGGCTCCTGCCGCCCATCGCCGACGACATGAACGTCTCCATCCCCCGCGCCGGTCTCCTCATCTCCGCCTTCGCCAT
The sequence above is a segment of the Streptomyces sp. Je 1-369 genome. Coding sequences within it:
- a CDS encoding GNAT family N-acetyltransferase, which produces MVHMGGDQIDEAVAHATAVLRAAVDRDWSAKAGGLDWSGLKTSEHIAGVLAAYACQLTGRATDGWVPFDTALDKGTGPEGAIHAIEAAGGLLSAVVRTTPRGVRAYHSYPSGGADASGFAAMGVTELLLHTYDIAHALGVDTEPPAPLPEAVLSHLFPHVPPTPAGGTPWTTLLWATGRGDLPGRARVTRWRWHNPHALPAGELSLREVTPAAAADLAEGGTGGLTWLGGAPFGGTQAAAGLLFKAYVAGVHRPGWGLYALVRTADEVAVGGMGFHGPPDDDGCVEVGYDLVEWARGNGYATTALRALSTWAFTHPEVTSLLALTTPENTASQRVATAAGYTRLPDRTPHHAYGLRRA
- a CDS encoding maleylpyruvate isomerase family mycothiol-dependent enzyme, producing the protein MTTTDENTYEPERAGRLLRAERDALVPLLRAAPDDAYAIRTCCPGWTVRHVLAHCGSALMRVVEGRFEEGVYSPECNDRDIAERADWSHSRVVDELEHAMTEAGPVLAAAKGYLDGVALGEWVHAGDVREAWGKPGAYGGDGLDDALALLGQFSRSAHAASPLPLHADLDGRDEPLILGVADGTRPPARYIGDAPTLIRLCAGRPLAGTRYELAGATEKELALFG